A stretch of Maridesulfovibrio zosterae DSM 11974 DNA encodes these proteins:
- a CDS encoding cache domain-containing protein, which translates to MKSIVSILSRYLLSLCFSSTLIFGGITIYFVIADYHNDTRAAKEEIMGDVEKSLIHEVSRVQNFIEFSQKNALEHAITNVKKFILESHNLTTTIYNKYKDTLPESELKTLIKDTLRALAHEQNNLYLFIFDKTGISQINTDNPEIEKTNILNLQTPDGRFICKEMISIVELNSEGYINYLWSKPNSAGKFFEKKAYIKLFKPYNWIIGTGAYFENIKKNTQKDVLIRLTKINLDEELHIFAGQYDGLSLIGRTKGKNILNIKNANGVKVINELISVAKSGGGFLTYMTPSAPPNYKTYKKLSYCTAFPEWKWYIGSGINISILEKELKEKEAVLYNTLIIHICSVCILLLIFSIAIIFFSRRFKKMLSDNFDYFDRFFLKGIESPVKIDRSQITFKEFDQMAILANSMSKSRELAKNELLKSEITYREIFNATKDAIAVMDISKRIFTDVNQAFLDFFGLSRTEAIGMSPEAISFNTPPYDNKYAAELFKKAQSGQSVHFEWMVKNSKKEPFWTDNLARVATIGGQKKLLIVMRDITERKKMQKIMIQTEKMMSVGGLAAGMAHEINNPLGVIMQVTQNILRRTSPNLESNRPIAEKCNIDLDNLRNYMDKRGITGYLHGIQEAGVRAASIVKSMLDFSRKSNSSKSSCNIETVIETAISLASNDYDLKKQYDFKKIKIIRDYSSPPMFNFTEMEISQVILNLIKNAAQAISEDENKHKVPTITIRTLTDKQSVKVEIEDNGPGIPEEHLKRIFEPFYSTKSPGQGTGLGLSVSYFIVTQNHSGNITVDSSKGDGTRFTITLPVI; encoded by the coding sequence ATGAAAAGTATTGTTTCTATTCTGTCACGCTACTTATTAAGCCTATGCTTCTCCTCCACCCTCATTTTTGGGGGAATCACAATATATTTTGTTATTGCTGACTACCATAATGATACTCGTGCGGCTAAAGAAGAAATAATGGGAGATGTGGAAAAATCATTAATCCATGAAGTTTCAAGAGTTCAGAATTTCATTGAATTCAGTCAAAAAAATGCACTGGAACACGCCATCACCAATGTTAAAAAATTTATTCTGGAATCACATAATCTGACCACTACTATCTATAATAAATACAAAGACACTCTGCCCGAGTCAGAACTGAAAACACTTATTAAGGATACTTTGCGTGCTTTGGCCCATGAACAGAACAACTTGTATCTCTTCATATTCGATAAAACCGGTATATCGCAAATAAATACTGATAATCCAGAGATTGAGAAAACAAATATACTTAACCTACAAACCCCTGACGGACGATTTATATGCAAAGAAATGATCTCCATTGTTGAACTGAATTCTGAAGGATATATTAATTATTTGTGGAGCAAACCCAATTCTGCAGGAAAATTCTTCGAAAAAAAAGCGTACATAAAACTTTTCAAACCATATAATTGGATAATAGGTACAGGAGCCTATTTTGAAAACATAAAAAAGAATACTCAGAAAGATGTTCTTATCAGATTAACCAAGATCAATCTTGACGAGGAACTTCATATTTTTGCGGGGCAATATGACGGACTATCACTTATTGGACGCACCAAAGGTAAAAATATTCTCAATATTAAAAATGCCAATGGAGTAAAGGTTATCAATGAGCTGATTTCTGTAGCAAAATCAGGAGGAGGGTTCTTGACCTACATGACTCCTTCTGCTCCACCTAACTATAAGACGTATAAAAAGTTAAGTTATTGCACGGCATTTCCTGAATGGAAATGGTATATTGGATCAGGAATAAACATCAGCATACTTGAAAAAGAGCTCAAAGAAAAAGAAGCTGTATTATATAATACACTTATCATCCATATATGTTCTGTTTGCATTCTGTTGCTCATTTTTTCTATTGCAATAATTTTTTTCTCCAGACGGTTCAAAAAAATGCTTTCAGATAACTTTGATTACTTTGATCGTTTCTTTTTAAAAGGAATAGAATCACCTGTAAAAATTGACCGGTCACAAATAACTTTTAAAGAATTTGATCAAATGGCAATTCTTGCCAATTCTATGAGTAAAAGTCGCGAGCTGGCCAAAAATGAGCTGCTTAAATCAGAGATAACCTATCGTGAAATATTTAATGCGACAAAAGATGCCATTGCAGTCATGGATATTTCCAAACGGATATTTACGGATGTAAATCAAGCATTTCTAGATTTCTTTGGATTGAGCAGAACAGAAGCAATAGGTATGTCCCCTGAGGCTATAAGTTTTAATACTCCCCCCTATGACAACAAATACGCTGCTGAACTTTTTAAAAAAGCTCAATCAGGTCAGTCAGTTCACTTTGAATGGATGGTTAAAAATTCCAAAAAAGAACCATTCTGGACTGATAATTTAGCTAGAGTAGCTACTATCGGTGGACAAAAGAAGCTGCTCATTGTCATGCGTGATATTACAGAACGGAAAAAAATGCAGAAAATTATGATCCAAACGGAAAAAATGATGTCAGTCGGAGGTCTTGCTGCCGGCATGGCTCATGAAATCAATAATCCCCTAGGGGTCATCATGCAGGTAACCCAGAATATACTCAGACGCACCTCTCCAAACCTTGAAAGCAACCGCCCTATTGCGGAAAAGTGCAACATTGATTTGGATAATTTAAGAAACTACATGGATAAGAGGGGTATAACAGGATATTTACACGGAATTCAAGAGGCTGGAGTGCGTGCAGCATCTATTGTCAAGTCAATGCTTGACTTCAGCCGCAAAAGTAATTCCTCCAAATCATCCTGCAATATTGAAACGGTAATTGAGACAGCCATATCACTGGCGTCAAATGATTATGACCTGAAGAAACAATATGACTTTAAAAAAATCAAAATAATAAGAGACTACAGTTCACCTCCTATGTTCAATTTTACAGAGATGGAAATAAGTCAGGTAATTTTGAACCTAATCAAAAACGCCGCGCAGGCCATATCTGAAGATGAAAACAAACATAAGGTCCCGACAATAACTATCCGGACCTTAACAGACAAACAATCAGTAAAAGTGGAAATAGAAGACAACGGCCCAGGCATTCCTGAAGAACATTTAAAAAGAATATTTGAACCATTTTATTCAACAAAAAGTCCAGGACAGGGTACCGGGTTGGGACTATCTGTTTCTTATTTCATAGTGACCCAAAATCACAGCGGAAACATCACCGTTGACTCCAGCAAAGGTGACGGAACAAGGTTTACGATAACTCTTCCTGTTATTTAG
- a CDS encoding helix-turn-helix domain-containing protein, with translation MSIMSRFPDEFNGSTRPQSGPISSDFYVIQIMRLLAGDVGYGRTKYDFSHGSMKFVAPGQILEWDRIITAPWGYSLVFHKDYIRGHVVEKQIKQCNFFSYDINEALHLSQKEELSALGVFRTIYSEYQADHDVYSSDIILAQIETLLRFSTRYYERQFDDRKKLNTEFSLQFEALLTTYFESGKPKLQGMPSVEWAAEELSLSPRYLSDTLKAETGKTALEHIHNYLIDTAKSLLLIPDMTVSEAAYQLGFEYPQYFSRLFKNKTGLSPSEYRIKKTEY, from the coding sequence ATGAGTATTATGTCACGATTCCCCGACGAATTTAATGGCAGCACCCGACCCCAATCTGGTCCAATCAGCAGCGATTTCTACGTGATACAGATTATGCGACTGCTTGCTGGCGACGTAGGCTATGGAAGAACAAAGTACGATTTCAGTCATGGGTCCATGAAATTCGTTGCTCCGGGGCAAATTCTCGAGTGGGACAGAATTATAACCGCGCCTTGGGGGTACTCTCTCGTTTTTCATAAGGATTATATTCGGGGGCATGTTGTGGAGAAGCAGATCAAGCAATGCAACTTCTTTTCATACGATATCAATGAAGCCTTGCATCTATCCCAAAAGGAAGAATTGAGCGCCCTTGGGGTATTCAGGACCATTTATTCAGAATATCAGGCAGATCATGATGTCTACAGTAGTGATATTATACTCGCACAAATTGAAACTCTTCTACGGTTCTCCACTCGTTACTACGAACGACAGTTTGACGATAGAAAGAAGCTGAATACGGAGTTCAGTCTTCAATTCGAAGCACTGCTGACCACGTATTTTGAAAGTGGAAAACCGAAACTACAAGGTATGCCCAGCGTGGAATGGGCAGCAGAAGAGCTCTCCCTTTCTCCTCGCTACCTAAGCGACACGCTGAAGGCAGAGACTGGCAAGACCGCTTTGGAACACATACACAACTATTTAATTGATACGGCTAAAAGCCTTTTGCTCATCCCAGATATGACCGTTTCTGAGGCTGCCTATCAACTTGGGTTTGAATATCCACAATATTTTTCGCGACTTTTCAAAAATAAAACGGGGCTGTCTCCGAGTGAATACCGCATAAAAAAAACTGAGTACTAG